Genomic window (Rhizobium sp. NLR16a):
AGCTTGACGTCGCCAAGGCCAAGGAGCTGCTTGCCAAGGCTGGCGTTCCGGACGGCTTCTCGGTGACGATGGACGTGCGCAATACGCAGCCGGTGACAGGTATTGCCGAATCCATGCAGCAGACTCTGGCGCAGGCCGGCGTCAAGCTGGAAATCATCCCCGGCGACGGCAAGCAGACGCTGACCAAATATCGCGCCCGCACCCATGACATCTATATCGGCAACTGGGGCTCGGATTACTTCGATCCGAACTCCAATGCCGACACCTTCACCAGCAATCCGGACAACTCCGATGCCGGCACAGTCAAGACGCTCGCCTGGCGCAACACCTGGGAGGCGCCGGAACTCGACAAGCAGACAAAGGCAGCTCTCCTTGAACGCGACGGCGCCAAGCGCGCGGCAATGTATCAGGACGTCCAGAAGAAGTTCCTTGCCAACAGCCCCTTCGTCATCATTTTCCAGCAGACCGAGGTCGCCGGCTACCGGAAGAATCTGAAGGACTTCAAGTTGGGTCCGAGCTTCGACACCAACTTCGTCGGTCCGATCGCCAAGGAATAATCCGGCGGGATTAGCGGCGTGAGCACCATCGAAACCACACGAGAGGCGCGGCCCCGAAAGGGCCGTGCCGGGGCCTTCGCCAAGGCTTTGGGACGGTTCCTGTTCGCCGCCGTCACCACCTATCTCGGCCTACTGGCCGTCACCTTCTTCATCGGCCGCGTCGTGCCGATCGATCCCGTGCTCGCCATCCTCGGCGACCGCGCTCCCACCCATGTCGTCGAGCGGGTGCGCCAGGAGATGGGTTTCAACCTGCCGCTCTATCAGCAGTTCTACATCTACATCAAAGGCATCCTGTCCGGCGATTTCGGCAATTCGGTGCTGACGACCAATCCTGTCATGGTCGACATCCGCCGCGTCATGCCGGCGACGATCGAGCTCGCGACGTTGGGAACGCTGATCGGCGCCTGCGTCGGCGTGCCGCTCGGTGTTCTCGCTGCCGTGCGCCGCGGCAGCATCGCCGACCAGGTCGTGCGCGTCATCGGCCTCGTCGGCTACTCCGTGCCGATTTTCTGGCTGGCGCTGATCTCGCTCGTCATCTTCTATGCCCAGCTGCGTTGGGTGGCCTTCCCCGGCCGCATCGACATCGTCTTCGAATATACGTTCGCGCCGATCACCGGCTTCTATCTTCTGGACAGCGCCTGGCAGGGGCAATGGGACGTCTTCTATGACGTCTTCCGCCACATCATCCTGCCCGCTTCGCTGCTCGGCTATTTCTCGCTCGCCTATATCAGCCGCATGACCCGCAGCTTCATGCTGAACGAGCTTTCGCAGGAATATATCGTTGCTGCGCGCGCAAAGGGGCTTTCCGAACCACGGGTGATCTGGGGCCATGCGCTGCGCAACGCCGCCGTGCCGCTCGTCACCGTCATCGCGCTTTCCTATGCCGGCCTGCTCGAAGGATCGGTGCTGACCGAGACCGTCTTTTCCTGGCCGGGCATCGGGCTCTACATCACCAATTCGCTGCAGAACGCCGATATGAACGCCGTCCTTGGCGGCACGATCGTCATCGGGACGATCTTCATCGGCATCAATCTTCTGTCCGATCTTCTCTACCGGACACTCGATCCGAGGACGCGAAACCGATGACGGCTCCTGCCAGCCCCTCTCCTGCGATGAGCCGCCGCGAATGGTTGCTTTCCGACCGGCCGCAATCGCGCAGGCAGGCCCGTCTCGGCCGCGCTTACGTCACCTGGCGGCAGTTCACGGCCAACAGGCTCGCCGTCGTCGGCCTGCTGATCATCATCGCCCTGCTCCTCGTCGCCGCTTTCGCGGATTTGCTCGCCACACACAACCCCGTCGTCGGCGATCTCCGCAATGCCCGCCTGCTGCCGCCGGGAACGGCCGGCTATCTGCTCGGCACAGACGATCAGGGCCGCGACATCTATTCACGGCTGATCTATGGATCGCGATTGACTTTGTTCGTCGTCGCGCTCGTCGCGATCATCTCCGCGCCGATCGGGCTGATCGTCGGCACGGTCTCGGGCTATGCCGGCGGCTGGGTGGATGCGACGCTGATGCGCATCACCGATATCTTTCTTGCCTTTCCGAAACTGGTATTGGCGCTCGCCTTCGTCGCCGCTCTCGGCCCGGGCATCCAGAACGCGGTCATCGCCATCGCCATCACCTCCTGGCCCCCTTATGCTCGCATCGCTCGGGCCGAGACGCTGACGGTCCGGCGTTCCGACTATATCTCGGCAGTGAAGCTGATGGGCGCCTCGCCGTTCCGCATCATCGTGCGTCATGTCATGCCGCTCTGCATTTCCTCGCTGATCGTGCGCGTGACCCTCGATATGGCCGGCATCATTCTGACGGCGGCCGGTCTTGGTTTTCTGGGTCTCGGCGCACAGCCGCCGCTGCCGGAATGGGGCGCGATGATCGCCTCTGGCCGGCGCTTCATTCTGGATCAGTGGTGGGTCGCGGCCATGCCCGGCATCGCCATCCTCATCGTCAGCCTCGGCTTCAACCTCTTGGGCGACGGCCTGCGCGACGCGCTCGATCCGAAGGAGAGCGGCCAATGACGACGCTTCTGACGGTCGACAGGCTCAAGGTCAGTTATCCCACCCGCACCAGCCTGATCGAAGCGGTGCGCGGCGTCTCCTTCACGCTCGGCAGGGAAAGGCTCGGCATCGTCGGCGAATCCGGCTCCGGCAAGTCGCAGACCGGCCGGGCGATCATGGGGCTGACGCCGAAACACGGCATCGTCACAGCCGACAGGCTCGATTTCAGCGGCATCGATCTCCTCAAGGCATCCGCCAGCGAAAGGCGCAGGTTGCGCGGCAAGCGCATCGCCATGATCCTGCAGGATCCGAAATATTCGCTCGACCCTGTCATGACGATCGGACGGCAGATCTGCGAAACGCTCCGCACTCATGAGAAGATCGGCAAGGCGGAGGCGCGCGAACGGGCGCTCGCCATGCTTGAAGCGGTGCAGATCCGCGATCCTCAACGCGTCTTCGACCTGCACCCACACGAGGTTTCGGGCGGCATGGGACAGCGCGCCATGATCGCCATGATGCTGATCGCCGGACCCGAACTGCTGATTGCCGATGAGCCGACTTCGGCGCTCGACGTGACGGTGCAGCTCGATGTGCTCCGGATCATGGACAGACTGGTCTCCGAGCGCGGCATGGGGCTGATCTTCGTCTCCCATGATCTGAGACTGGTGTCTTCCTTCTGCGACCGGGTCATCGTCATGTATGCCGGCAAGATCGTCGAAGAGCTCGCGGCCGCCGATCTCAAACATGCGCAGCATCCCTATACCAGGGGGCTGCTGAACTGCATGCCGGAGATCGGCGCGAACCGCCATCCGCTGCCGGTGCTCGACCGCAAGCCGGAGTGGGCGGTATGAGCGCAGCCCTCCATGTCGACAATCTCAGTGTCGTCTACGACGATTTTCATGCGCTGAAGGATGTCAGCATCAGCGTCGAACGCGGTGAATCCTTCGGCCTCGTCGGTGAATCCGGGTCGGGAAAATCGACCTTACTGCGCGCCGTTGCCGGACTCGCGCCGATCAGCGGCGGCGCGATCCACATCGACGGCGAAGAGCTGAAAGGTTCAAAGCGCAGCAAGGCCTTCTATCGGCGCGTGCAGATGGTCTTTCAGGATCCCTACGGCTCGCTGCATCCGCGCCAGACGATCGACCGGCTGCTGCTCGAACCGCTTGCGATCCACGCCGTTACCGACAGCGACAAGCGCATTGCCCGCGCGCTCGACGAAGTCGGCCTCGGCAATGGTTTCCGATTCCGCTATCCGCATCAGCTTTCCGGCGGTCAGCGACAGCGTGTGGCGATCGCCAGAGCGCTGATCGTGCAACCGTCGATCCTGCTGCTCGACGAGCCGACGTCGGCGCTCGACGCCTCGGTGCAGGCGGAGGTACTGAACCTGCTCGAACAGATCCGCCGCGACCGCAAGCTCACCTTCGTCATGGTGAGCCATGACCTCGGCGTCATCACCCATATGTGCGAAAGGCTCGCGGTGATGCGCAACGGCGCCGTCGTCGAACGATTGAGCTCGGAAGAGCTGGCGCGGGGCTCGGTCCAGGAGGATTACACGAAAAATTTGATGATCGCGAGCAGGGGCTTCGTCAAAGCCTGAAGGGCAATCATTTCAAGCCATTGAAAAGAAAAGGCTGGTGGCGGCGTTAAGGATAAGGTTCCCTTAAAAGACGACCATTCGACTAGACTATTGACAGCAGCCCGGCTTCTGTCATGATCCTGTTAACGATTGTTAGCTTTCGTGATCATGGAGGTCGAAGCATGTTCTTTCTCGGTGGGATGACCATGGGCTACCTCGATCCTCCGGTGAGAGCCGATCGCAAGGAACAGACCACGGTCTCCATGCCGGCGGAACAGGACCGGCGCCTGATCGGGACAGAGACCTCCGATCTGCAGCAGAACGAGAACGCCATCGAGCGCTCCTTGATCTGGGCATGGCGCACGCTCTGCTGAAGAGCGGTTGAATTTTCTCTTCCGCTCGCTCTGGACGGAAATTTATCTCTACCTACCTGATAGGGAATAAGAAATATAACAGCGAGCCGCACAACCGGCCGCACGAGAACAACGGAGGCGACACATGGCAGAGCTGGGTATTTCGCATACTCACGTAAACCACTATGGTTCGGTAGCCACCAAGAAGCCGCACGCGACGCGCCACAGGCTTCAGACGGTGCTCCATGGGACGATCTTCACCGCGGCATTCCTGTTCGTGGTGGCAATGGTCTGCGGCGTCCTCGGATAGTCGGCGGATGATAGGCCTCGGCACGATGCCGGGGCTGCGTGCGCCCATCCATGCGGCGCGTTCCGCGCTCGCGGCAAGCCCGAACAAAGCGCGGCCAGACGATGATCTGGCGAACCTTCCTCTTATCGAAAAGCTCCTGCCAGTCCTCAAGGTGGCGACATGCTCGGCGCTCAGCCTTGCGCCGCAAGCCCGCGGGCTCGTTCGGCTCACGATTCTTGACTTGAATTATCGCGAGAATGTCCAACTTTTCGCCATGGTTTTGCGGAGAGGGTATTGATCGACCTTCGCGCTGGACCAAGGCTACGCCCGGTTACATCGCTTGGCCCAGACGTCATTCACCCCGGCTTCATCGATCTTCGAAGAATCGGGCCCCGTTCATGTAGCAGTCATGATAAGCAGTGCAAAAGGCTGAGCAAAACAGCCATAACTTTGTTTGGATCCAGAACCGAACCCATGTCTATTGCCAATCTTTCTCCGAGCCTTCCACGCGACTCCGATACGAAGCAGATCGATCACAATGATTCGATCCGCTCGACCTATCTATCCATCGAGGACATCAAGGCGATGGGCGAAGCGGTCGCCGTCAACGGCGTCGACAAGCTGCCGGCTTTCGCCGCCTTTGATTTCTTCGCGCGCCACAAGGAAAACGAGAAGGAAATCCTGCGCGTCTACCGCACCACGGCAACCGACGTCGAGGCCGGAGAGACGATCACGCCGGCGGCGGAATGGCTGCTGGACAATCACTACATCGTCGAAGAGGCGATCCAGGAGGTACGGCGCGACTTTCCCCGCCGCTTCTACCGCGAACTGCCGACCATGCGTGTCGGCGGCGTCGACATTCCGCGCACGCTGGTGCTTGCCTGGCTCTACGTCGCCCATACCCACAGCACGATCTCGCAGGAAAGCCTGACGGCGCTGGTCGACGGCTTCCAGACCAGCGAGACGCTGAGGATCGGTGAACTCTGGGCCCTGCCCTCGCTGGTGCGCTATGTGCTGGTGGAAAACCTTCGACGCATTTCGAGCCGTGTCGAAGCGAGCCGCCGCCTGCGCCGCCGCGCCAACGAGGCGGCCGACGAATTGGTGCGCCTGACCGATCCGGTCAAGGCTGCCGCCTATCTGAAAACGCTGGAACCGCTTGCCGAAGACAATACCTTCTCGACGCAGTTCCTCTATCGCCTGCGTGACGGCTCGCAAACGTCGAGCCTGGCAATCACCTGGCTCGATGAACGCCTGGAAGAGCTCGGTCGCAATACCGAAGAGGCGACGACCGCCGAACACAGCCGTCTGTCTTCCGGCAACGTGACGATGGGCAACATCATCCGCAGCCTGCGCGAGATCGACGATACCGAATGGTCGGTCTGGGTCGAGCAGGTCAGCCATGTCGACAAGCTGCTCTGGGAGCATTCGGATTACGGCATCCTCGATTCCGGCTCGCGCAACAAATACCGCAAGCAGATCGAGAAACTGGCCAAGCGCTCGCCGCTGACCGAAATGCAAATCGCCCAGCTGGCGCTCGACATGACCGAGGCCGCCAAGGCCTCCGACGAGCCGCGGCCGCATGAGCCGAATGTCGGCGGCTTCCTGTCAGGGGCGCAACGGCCGAAGCTCGAGGCGCGGGCGAATTATCGCCCGACGATCACCCAGCACTTCGTGCGCGCCGTGCGCCGGTTCAACTGGCTGTCGATCGCGCTGCCCGTCATGCTGCTGACGATCATCGCCATGGCGATCGTCGGCAGGTTCATGGCAAGTGCCGGGATGGGCGCAATCGAGATCGCAATCCTGCTGATCATGTTCTCATTGCCGGCCTCGGAGGGCGCAACCGGTCTCTTTAATACCCTGCTGTCCTTCTTCGTGACGCCTGCCCGCCTCGTCGGCTACGAGTTCAAGGAAGGCATTCCGGAGGATGCGCGCACGCTGCTCGTCGTGCCCTGCCTGATCTCGAACCGCGACAGCGTCGACGATCAGGTGCGCAATCTCGAGGTTCATTATCTCGCCAATCCGCGTGGAGAGATCTATTTCGCGATGCTCAGCGATTGGCCCGACAGCGATGTCGAGGAGACGCCTGCCGATCTTGAGGTTCTCGATTACGCAAGACGCGAGATCGCCAATCTTTCCGCCCGCTATGCCTACGACGGCAAAACCCGTTTCTACCTGCTGCATCGCCGTCGCCTCTACAATCCCTCGGAAGGCGTATGGATGGGCTGGGAGCGCAAGCGCGGCAAGCTGCACGAGCTGAACATGCTGCTGCGCGGCGACCGGGACACGACCTATCTGCCCGGCGCCAACGCCGTGCCGGCCAATGTGCAATATGTCATGACGCTCGATGCCGACACGCGCCTGATGCGCGATGCCGTCACCAAGCTCGTCGGCAAGCTCTATCACCCGATCAACCGCCCGGTCATCAATCCGAAGACCGGCCGCGTCGAGAGCGGCTACGGCGTGCTGCAGCCGCGTGTCACGCCGTCGCTGACGACGGGCAAGGATGCCTCGGTCTTCCAGCGTGTCTTCTCGATCAATCGCGGTCTCGACCCCTATGTCTTCACCGTGTCGGACGTCTATCAGGATCTTGCCGGCGAAGGCACGTTCACCGGCAAGGGTCTCTATCATGTCGATGCTTTCGAAGCCTCGCTGAAGGGCCGGATCGAGGAGAACTCGGTGCTCAGCCACGACCTTCTCGAAGGCTCGATGGCGCGCTGTGCGCTCGTCACCGATCTTGAATTGGTCGAGGATTTCCCGATCCGCTACGAGGTGGAGACCTCGCGCCAGCATCGCTGGGCGCGCGGCGACTGGCAGCTCCTGCCCTATATGTTCAATCCGAAATACGGCGTTACGGCCCTCGGCCGCTGGAAGATGTTCGACAATCTGCGCCGTTCGCTGACGCCGATCGCCTGGTTCTTCGCCTCCGTTCTCGGTTGGTATTTCATGGGTCCGCTCGGCGCGCTCGTCTGGCAGATTCTCTTGATCTTCTGCCTGTTCGTGGCGCCGACGCTTTCGCTCATCAACGGCATCATCCCGCGCACCAGCGATATCGTCGCACGCGCCCATCTCTATACGGTCTGGTCGGATATCACCGCCGCCAATGCGCAGGTCGCATTGCGGATCGTCTTCATCGCCGATTCGGCGGCGATGATGGCGGATGCGATCGGCCGTTCGCTCTACCGGCTGCTCGTCAGCCGCAAGCTGATGCTGCAGTGGCGGACCGCCGCCAGCGTCCAGGCCGGCGGGCAGGGCACCCTCGCCTCTTATTACAAGCAAATGTGGCATGCGCCGGTACTGGCGCTGCTGGCGCTCGGATTTGCGGCGCTCCCCGGCGACAACGCCTTCCTCGTCGGGATCCCCTTCGCGCTCTTATGGATCCTTTCGCCTGTCGTCGCCTGGTATGTCAGCCAGTCGGCCGAGACCGAGGATCGGCTCGAGGTCGCCGATTCCGTGTCGAGCGAACTGCGCAAGATCGCCAGGCGCACCTGGCGTTATTTCGAGACCTTCACCACCCCCGAGCAGAATTATCTGCCGCCGGACAATATCCAGGAAACGCCGCACGTCATCGTCGCGGCGCGCACCTCGCCAACCAATATTGGCGTCTACCTGCTCTCCGTCGTTTCCGGCCGGCATTTCGGCTGGTTCTCTTTCGAGGAGACGCTCGAACGGCTGGAGCAGACGATCGCTACGATCGACAAAATGGAGAAATTCCGCGGCCATCTGTTCAACTGGTATCACACCGATACGCTGCAGACGCTCGGGCCGCGTTACGTCTCTGCCGTCGACAGCGGCAATCTCGCCGGCCATCTGATCGCCATTTCTTCGGCCTGCCGCAACTGGGCCGAGGCGCCATCGGCCCACATGCAGGGCAATCTCGACGGCGTCGGCGACACGGCCGGCATCCTCGGCGAAGTGCTGGCGGACCTGCCGGACGACCGCAAGACCGTGCGCCCGCTGCGCCGACGCCTGGAAGAACGCATCGTCGGCTTCCAGAATGCGCTTGCCGCCGTCAAGCGCGAGCACGAATTCGCCTCGATCCGCATCATCAACCTTGCCGTTCTCGCACGCGACATAGAGAAGCTCGCCGCCAATCTCGATCATGAGGTCAAGTCGAAGCAGAGCGAGGAAGTCACCCAATGGGCGGCATCGCTGGTGAAGGTCTGCGAGGCGCATATATCGGACAGCACCTTCGACCTTTCCAAAGTCGATGCGCTCAGGCCGCGCCTGGTGGCGCTACGCGACAAGGCCCGCGATCTCGCCTTTTCAATGGATTTCGGCTTCCTGTTCCGGCCGGAGCGACGCCTGCTGTCGATCGGCTATCGCGTCGAAAGCGGCGAGCTCGACCAGGCCTGCTATGACCTTCTCGCCTCGGAATGCCGCCTGACCAGCCTCTTCGGCATCGCCAAGGGCGATCTGCCGACGGAACACTGGTACCGTCTCGGCCGCCAGGTCGTGCCTGTGGGATCACGCGGCGCGCTGGTCTCCTGGTCCGGATCGATGTTCGAATATCTGATGCCGCCGCTCGTCATGCAGGAGCGTGGCGGGGGTATTCTCAACCAGACGAACAATCTGGTTGTCGTCGAGCAGATGAATTATGCCCGCAAGCTCGGCATCCCGTGGGGCATTTCGGAAGCGGCCTTCAATGCCCGCGACCATAACCTCAATTACCAGTACACGAATTTCGGCGTGCCGACGCTCGGCCTCAAGCGAGGCCTCGGCCACAATGCCGTCATCGCCCCCTATGCTTCGCTGCTGGCCAGCCAGTACGACCCGCCCGGCGCACTCGAAAACCTGCAGAGACTGCGCAAGGTCGGCGCGCTCGGCAAGTTCGGCTTCCACGACGCGGTCGATTTCACGCCGACGCGCGTGCCGGAAGGCAAGAAATGCGCGGTGGTCTACAATTATTATGCCCACCATCACGGCATGTCGATCGCGGCCGTCGCCAACGTCGCCTTCAACGGCCATCTGCGCGAACTCTTCCACTCCGATCCAGTGATCGAGGCGGCGGAGCTTCTGCTGCAGGAAAAGGCGCCGCGCGACATTCCCGTCATGAGCGGCAAGCATGAATCCGATACGCCGGCCAGCATCCAGGACGATCTCATGCGGCCGGAAATCAGGAAGATCAGCGATCCCCTTTCGCGCGACCGCGAACTCGTGTTTCTGTCGAACGGCCATTATTCCATGATGCTGACGGCGACGGGCGCCGGTTATTCCCGCTGGAATGGTCTTTCCGTTTCCCGCTGGAAGGCCGATCCCACCGAAGACCGCTGGGGCACCTTCATCTTCCTGCGCGACACCGCCACCAACGAATGGTGGTCGGCGACAGCGGAGCCGAAGGGTGTCGAGGGCGAAAAGATCAAGGTCGAATTCGCCGACGAGAAGGCACAGTTCACCAAGACGGTCGGCGATCTGACGAGCGAGGTGGAGTGCATCATCGCGACCGAGCACGATGCCGAAGCCCGTCGCGTCACCCTGCTCAACATGGGTGGGGAAGATCGTTTCATCGAAGTCACGTCCTATCTCGAACCGGTGATCACCTCTGATGATACCGACAACGCACATCCGGCATTCGCCCGCATGTTCGTCAAGACCGAGATCGGCAAGCGCGGCGACGTCATCCGCGCCGAACGCAACAAGCGTGATCCGAACGAGCCGAATATCAGCCTCGCACATCTGATCGTCGACAATGCCGGCGACACCCGTCACACCGAATTCGAAACCGACCGGCGCAAGTTCATCGGTCGCGGCCGCAGCCTCGCCGATGCGGCGGCCTTCGATCCGGGCGCCACACTTTCCGGCAGCGACGGTTTCACGCTCGATGCGGTGATGTCGCTGCGCCGCACCGTGCGGGTGCCGGCCGGCAAGAAGGTCAGCGTCTTCTTCTGGACGATCGCCGCGCCAAGCCGCGACGAGGTCGACAAGGCGGTCAATCGCTACCGTCATCCCGACGCCTTCAACCACGAGCTCGTCCAGGCCTGGACGCGCACGCAAGTGCAGATGCGCCATGTCGGCGTCACCTCGCAGCAGGCGGCCGCCTTCCAACATCTCGGGCGCTACCTCGTCTATCCCGACATGCAGCTGCGCAAGGATGAGGCGACGGTCGAGGCCGGCCTGCAATCGCAATCGGCGCTCTGGCCGCTGGCGATCTCCGGCGACTTTCCGATCTTCACGCTGCGCGTCAACGACGACATGGATCTCGATATCGCCCGCGAGGCACTGCTGGCGCAGGAATATCTGCGCTCGCGCGGCGTCACCGCCGATCTCGTCATCATGAACGAACGCGCCTCTTCCTATGCGCAGGACATGCAACACGCGCTCGACGCCATGTGCGAGAACGTACGCCGCATGGGCCAGGCCGACGGCTTGCGCCAGCATATTTTCGCGGTTCGCAAGGACCTGATGGAGGAGAACACTTACAAGGCATTGATCGCCGCTTCCCGCGTCACCCTGCATGCGAAGAACGGCAAGGTAGTCGACCAGATCAACCGCGCCGTCGCCCTGTTTGCACCGTCGAAGGACGAACTGCAGGAGATGGAGCGCGCCGAGCGCAACAGGGCGCCGGTCAAGCGCATCGCACCGGTGTCGCCGCCCGTGGTGCCGGCCGTTGCCATCGAGGAGGAAGGCGACCTCGACTTCTGGAACGGATTTGGCGGCTTTGCCCGCGATGGCCGCGAATATGTCGTTCGCTTGCCCGGAGGTCATGCGACGCCCCAGCCCTGGATCAACGTCATCTCCAACGACAGGTTCGGTTTCCACGTGTCGGCCGAAGGCGCAGGTTTCACCTGGAGCGTCAATTCGCGCGATTATCAGCTGACGTCCTGGTCGAACGATGCGGTGGTCAACCGATCGGGCGAGGCCTTCTATCTCGCCGATCTCGAAAGCGGCGCCGTCATGACTCCGTTCGCAGCGCTTTCGCGCCGGCCGGATATCCGCTTCGAAGCCCGCCACGGGCTCGGCTATTCGGTCTTCTCCACCGTTCAGCACGAGATCGCGCTCGAGCTGACACAGACGATCGACCGCGAGAAGCCGGTGAAACTGCAGCGCCTGCGCCTGCGCAACACCGGTTCGACCGGCCGTAAGCTGCGTCTCTATGG
Coding sequences:
- a CDS encoding ABC transporter permease, with the translated sequence MSTIETTREARPRKGRAGAFAKALGRFLFAAVTTYLGLLAVTFFIGRVVPIDPVLAILGDRAPTHVVERVRQEMGFNLPLYQQFYIYIKGILSGDFGNSVLTTNPVMVDIRRVMPATIELATLGTLIGACVGVPLGVLAAVRRGSIADQVVRVIGLVGYSVPIFWLALISLVIFYAQLRWVAFPGRIDIVFEYTFAPITGFYLLDSAWQGQWDVFYDVFRHIILPASLLGYFSLAYISRMTRSFMLNELSQEYIVAARAKGLSEPRVIWGHALRNAAVPLVTVIALSYAGLLEGSVLTETVFSWPGIGLYITNSLQNADMNAVLGGTIVIGTIFIGINLLSDLLYRTLDPRTRNR
- a CDS encoding ABC transporter permease, with translation MTAPASPSPAMSRREWLLSDRPQSRRQARLGRAYVTWRQFTANRLAVVGLLIIIALLLVAAFADLLATHNPVVGDLRNARLLPPGTAGYLLGTDDQGRDIYSRLIYGSRLTLFVVALVAIISAPIGLIVGTVSGYAGGWVDATLMRITDIFLAFPKLVLALAFVAALGPGIQNAVIAIAITSWPPYARIARAETLTVRRSDYISAVKLMGASPFRIIVRHVMPLCISSLIVRVTLDMAGIILTAAGLGFLGLGAQPPLPEWGAMIASGRRFILDQWWVAAMPGIAILIVSLGFNLLGDGLRDALDPKESGQ
- a CDS encoding ABC transporter ATP-binding protein, with the translated sequence MTTLLTVDRLKVSYPTRTSLIEAVRGVSFTLGRERLGIVGESGSGKSQTGRAIMGLTPKHGIVTADRLDFSGIDLLKASASERRRLRGKRIAMILQDPKYSLDPVMTIGRQICETLRTHEKIGKAEARERALAMLEAVQIRDPQRVFDLHPHEVSGGMGQRAMIAMMLIAGPELLIADEPTSALDVTVQLDVLRIMDRLVSERGMGLIFVSHDLRLVSSFCDRVIVMYAGKIVEELAAADLKHAQHPYTRGLLNCMPEIGANRHPLPVLDRKPEWAV
- a CDS encoding ABC transporter ATP-binding protein, which produces MSAALHVDNLSVVYDDFHALKDVSISVERGESFGLVGESGSGKSTLLRAVAGLAPISGGAIHIDGEELKGSKRSKAFYRRVQMVFQDPYGSLHPRQTIDRLLLEPLAIHAVTDSDKRIARALDEVGLGNGFRFRYPHQLSGGQRQRVAIARALIVQPSILLLDEPTSALDASVQAEVLNLLEQIRRDRKLTFVMVSHDLGVITHMCERLAVMRNGAVVERLSSEELARGSVQEDYTKNLMIASRGFVKA